One Microbacterium sp. W4I20 DNA window includes the following coding sequences:
- a CDS encoding glycoside hydrolase family 38 C-terminal domain-containing protein has product MKPSLISASPWTAEEARAGLIERATAAVGRIGEHTVRVIPEPLQKQVDGRNARSVRIVVEGPREADAAALAVALVDADGAQVNVGRADAPAGSVRVLVPAFEAPTTVEVRIAELGDESVAAELDVVRPWSVHVVHHSHFDFGYTDPQAAVIANQRSYLDSAVDLIHQTQDWPEASRFRWNAEALWAFSDWEGNRTKGEIDELVRLVKEGSIGLSAMPYNLHTDTCSTDELHELLASARRIRDEHGISFASAMQTDVPGQVAGLPDALSDLGVRYLAVAHNWAGRSEPHRNGGLDNPRLFRWQSPAGKSVLVWMTDSPHGLAYIEGPMVGFTESFETLETLFPAYLTALATKGYPFPPGVFGAHGEEDPGREPYPWDVLHVRTQGFMGDNGPARLLLSEQVRRWNETWDFPKLRVSRNEDFFAEAEAKYGDELVTFEGDWGDWWVEGVGSGAVPLALAREAQVAAPVARSISQLSRWSGGESVASEGTDARAAYDAISMFNEHTWGASNSWTHGDEGYDSGERQWQWKVGHAIAAHQRTVDATEHALHHLAQAVAPAASALASYVVVNVAGHARSSVARVLVKESHVPLDAHFVVRDARTDAVVPHTIEAQGNSLHRESGRWITFPVSDAPEVGWIRFDLVAADDTPQTTVAHSLQSGAREDLLVLENEHLRVEVDDRRSVIRSLVEKATGRDWVNTESAAGFNGYIYDTYGSSGAGVNHLANKLSVSPRLELLASRTEARPSIVVERVDDAVEQRLVYEYVADGVDSVQVTLRLRHGDPTLLIENRVAKPVTRVKESGYFAFPFAAADPTVRFEVSGGVTGDGISHVPGAPQHMRAIRNWVSVADGADAVAWATKDAPLVQTGSIALPYSPFPASTSPHEPATVYSWFHNNVWDTNFPIEQGFTATFGYAVGVRANAGQSVPALAVQTASAVARPLLAIPAAGRGETAAEASFLGLDDERVALIGVGAGEEDGWSRLRLQSFADEPVTLRIRVEGADAARRTTLLGDPVGELGVESGAISVELAPFETAGVEVRLPR; this is encoded by the coding sequence ATGAAACCGTCCCTCATCTCCGCCAGCCCCTGGACCGCCGAAGAGGCGCGCGCCGGGCTCATCGAACGCGCGACGGCCGCCGTCGGCCGTATCGGCGAGCACACCGTGCGGGTGATCCCGGAACCGCTGCAGAAGCAGGTCGATGGACGCAACGCGCGCAGCGTACGCATCGTCGTCGAGGGCCCTCGAGAAGCGGATGCCGCGGCGCTCGCCGTCGCGCTCGTCGATGCCGACGGCGCCCAGGTGAACGTCGGCCGGGCGGATGCGCCGGCCGGTTCCGTGCGGGTGCTGGTGCCCGCGTTCGAGGCGCCGACGACCGTCGAGGTCCGCATCGCCGAGCTCGGCGACGAGTCGGTGGCCGCCGAACTCGACGTCGTCCGCCCCTGGAGCGTGCACGTCGTGCACCATTCGCACTTCGACTTCGGCTACACCGACCCGCAGGCCGCGGTCATCGCGAACCAGCGCTCGTACCTGGACTCGGCCGTCGACCTCATCCACCAGACGCAGGACTGGCCGGAGGCGTCCCGCTTCCGCTGGAACGCGGAGGCGCTCTGGGCCTTCTCGGACTGGGAGGGCAACCGCACCAAGGGCGAGATCGACGAACTCGTCCGCCTCGTGAAGGAGGGTTCGATCGGCCTGAGCGCGATGCCCTACAATCTCCACACCGACACCTGCTCGACCGACGAGCTGCACGAACTGCTGGCCTCGGCACGCCGCATCCGCGATGAGCACGGCATCTCGTTCGCCAGTGCCATGCAGACCGACGTGCCCGGACAGGTCGCCGGTCTGCCCGACGCGCTGTCCGACCTCGGGGTGCGGTACCTGGCGGTGGCGCACAACTGGGCAGGCCGGTCCGAGCCGCACCGCAACGGCGGTCTCGACAACCCGCGGCTGTTCCGCTGGCAGTCGCCGGCGGGCAAGTCGGTGCTCGTGTGGATGACCGACAGCCCGCACGGTCTCGCGTACATCGAGGGTCCGATGGTCGGGTTCACCGAGTCGTTCGAGACGCTCGAGACGCTGTTCCCCGCGTATCTGACGGCGCTGGCCACGAAGGGCTACCCGTTCCCTCCCGGGGTGTTCGGCGCCCACGGCGAGGAGGACCCGGGCCGCGAGCCCTACCCGTGGGACGTGCTGCACGTGCGCACGCAGGGCTTCATGGGTGACAACGGTCCGGCCCGACTGCTCCTCTCCGAGCAGGTGCGGCGATGGAACGAGACCTGGGACTTCCCGAAGCTGCGGGTGTCGCGCAACGAGGACTTCTTCGCCGAGGCCGAGGCCAAGTACGGCGACGAGCTCGTCACGTTCGAGGGCGACTGGGGCGACTGGTGGGTGGAGGGCGTCGGATCCGGCGCCGTGCCGCTCGCTCTCGCCCGCGAGGCGCAGGTCGCCGCCCCCGTCGCCCGGTCGATCTCGCAGCTGTCGCGCTGGAGCGGCGGCGAGTCCGTCGCGTCCGAGGGGACCGACGCGCGCGCCGCGTATGACGCGATCTCGATGTTCAACGAGCACACCTGGGGCGCGAGCAACTCCTGGACGCACGGCGACGAGGGCTATGACTCCGGTGAGCGGCAGTGGCAGTGGAAGGTCGGCCACGCGATCGCCGCGCACCAGCGCACGGTCGATGCGACCGAGCACGCGCTGCATCATCTCGCTCAGGCCGTCGCGCCCGCGGCATCCGCCCTCGCCAGCTACGTCGTCGTCAACGTCGCCGGTCACGCACGGTCGTCGGTGGCCCGGGTGCTGGTGAAGGAATCCCACGTGCCGCTCGACGCGCACTTCGTGGTGCGGGATGCGCGCACGGATGCCGTCGTGCCGCACACGATCGAGGCCCAGGGCAATTCGCTGCACCGCGAGTCGGGCCGCTGGATCACCTTCCCGGTCTCCGATGCTCCGGAGGTCGGCTGGATCCGGTTCGACCTGGTCGCCGCGGACGACACCCCGCAGACCACGGTCGCGCACTCGCTGCAGTCGGGCGCGCGCGAAGACCTCCTGGTGCTCGAGAACGAGCACCTGCGGGTCGAGGTCGACGACCGCCGGTCGGTCATCCGCTCGCTCGTCGAGAAGGCGACCGGACGGGACTGGGTGAACACCGAATCCGCCGCCGGCTTCAACGGCTACATCTACGACACGTACGGGAGCTCGGGCGCCGGGGTGAACCACCTGGCGAACAAGCTGTCGGTCTCGCCGCGGCTGGAGCTGCTGGCGTCGCGCACCGAGGCCCGGCCGTCGATCGTGGTCGAGCGGGTCGATGACGCGGTCGAGCAGCGACTCGTCTACGAGTACGTGGCCGACGGTGTCGACTCGGTGCAGGTCACCCTGCGGCTGCGCCACGGCGACCCGACGCTGCTGATCGAGAACCGGGTGGCGAAGCCGGTCACGCGGGTGAAGGAGAGCGGATACTTCGCGTTCCCGTTCGCCGCCGCCGACCCGACCGTGCGGTTCGAGGTCTCGGGCGGGGTCACCGGCGACGGCATCTCACACGTCCCCGGGGCTCCGCAGCACATGCGGGCGATCCGCAACTGGGTGAGCGTCGCCGACGGTGCGGATGCTGTCGCCTGGGCGACCAAGGATGCGCCGCTGGTGCAGACCGGATCGATCGCGCTGCCGTACTCGCCGTTCCCTGCCAGCACGTCGCCGCACGAGCCGGCCACCGTGTACTCGTGGTTCCACAACAACGTCTGGGACACCAACTTCCCGATCGAGCAGGGGTTCACGGCGACGTTCGGCTACGCCGTTGGTGTGCGGGCGAACGCGGGTCAGAGTGTTCCGGCGCTCGCCGTGCAGACGGCATCCGCGGTGGCGCGGCCGCTCCTGGCGATCCCGGCCGCGGGCCGAGGGGAGACGGCGGCCGAGGCGTCGTTCCTGGGGCTGGATGATGAGCGGGTCGCGCTGATCGGCGTCGGGGCGGGCGAGGAGGACGGCTGGTCGCGCCTGCGGCTGCAGTCGTTCGCGGACGAGCCCGTGACCCTGCGTATCCGGGTCGAGGGAGCGGATGCTGCGCGGCGCACCACACTGCTGGGCGATCCGGTCGGCGAGCTCGGAGTGGAGTCGGGAGCGATCAGCGTCGAGCTGGCGCCGTTCGAGACGGCCGGCGTGGAGGTCCGTCTTCCCCGCTGA